One region of Jatrophihabitans cynanchi genomic DNA includes:
- a CDS encoding putative bifunctional diguanylate cyclase/phosphodiesterase encodes MTSRRNEFSLRTISMSSITWYASVAVGWTLIAYAVYRLAVTPEVDMVAELAMTACLLIALELLPLVQGRGHDPQGVVMSTPFGCAMLFIWGPWPAILMVAIASISADARAGKQWWKPTFNAGQYSISLYCGYLVMVAAGNKPTLSDPLRSFSLADMVWVIGVWAVYFVVNLALVAAVLTFRRNFRSMFTDDFLHYSAMTFSVLALSPLVVILAETTWELLPLLLIPLLLLYYTAQLSLEREHAASHDPLTGLPNRSALSFALEEAFDEYTHTSRPFGLMLIDLDDFKLVNDTLGHQIGDELLTEFAERLRQSVRTADHVARLGGDEFAVVVLDADQDEMLQVATRLRTALVEPVPLSAVELEVEVSIGLAVCPEHGTDKDELLRRADIAMYTAKADRTGVAAYSVHRDQNSADRLSLLAELRKALNTDELELYYQPKLATRDGSTLGVEALLRWQHPQRGKVPPDLFIPLAERSGIMPLLTERVIGLALAQMAAWRDAGMYVPIAVNVSPSDLIGDRLTDVIIAGLDSYSLPAAMLQLEITERMATQQIEAANNTLHRLRALGVTISLDDFGTGYSSLLRLHMLPVDEIKIDRVFVAAMSEDTESIGIVRALVDLAHARGLPAIAEGVETQDEWQVLYSLGCDGVQGWHVAMPMPHAQATAWVKARTALSPLAPRAHPTLDRGVTSHEKAI; translated from the coding sequence ATGACCAGCAGGCGTAACGAGTTCTCGCTGCGCACGATCTCGATGTCGTCCATCACGTGGTACGCATCAGTCGCTGTGGGCTGGACGCTGATCGCCTACGCGGTCTATCGGCTGGCCGTCACGCCCGAGGTGGACATGGTCGCCGAGCTGGCGATGACCGCCTGCCTGCTGATCGCCCTGGAGCTGCTGCCCCTGGTGCAGGGCCGCGGGCACGACCCGCAGGGCGTCGTCATGTCCACCCCGTTCGGCTGCGCGATGCTCTTCATCTGGGGCCCCTGGCCGGCCATCCTGATGGTCGCCATCGCCTCGATCTCCGCCGACGCGCGGGCCGGCAAGCAGTGGTGGAAGCCGACCTTCAACGCCGGGCAGTACAGCATTTCGCTGTACTGCGGTTACCTGGTCATGGTCGCGGCCGGGAACAAGCCGACGCTGAGCGACCCGCTCCGCTCGTTCAGCCTCGCCGACATGGTCTGGGTCATCGGCGTGTGGGCCGTCTACTTCGTCGTCAACCTCGCGCTGGTTGCCGCGGTCCTGACGTTCCGCCGCAACTTCCGCAGCATGTTCACGGACGACTTCCTGCACTACAGCGCCATGACGTTCTCGGTGCTCGCGCTTTCCCCGCTGGTCGTGATCCTCGCCGAGACCACCTGGGAGCTGCTGCCGCTGCTGCTCATCCCGCTGCTGCTGCTGTACTACACCGCGCAGCTGTCCCTGGAACGCGAGCACGCGGCCTCGCACGACCCGCTGACCGGGCTGCCCAACCGCAGCGCGCTCAGCTTCGCGCTCGAGGAGGCGTTCGACGAGTACACGCACACCAGTCGTCCGTTCGGTCTCATGCTGATCGACCTGGACGACTTCAAGCTGGTCAACGACACCCTCGGGCACCAGATCGGGGACGAGCTGCTCACCGAGTTCGCCGAGCGGCTGCGCCAGTCGGTACGCACCGCCGACCACGTCGCCCGGCTGGGCGGCGACGAGTTCGCGGTGGTCGTGCTCGACGCCGATCAGGACGAGATGCTGCAGGTGGCGACCCGGCTGCGCACCGCGCTGGTCGAGCCGGTCCCGCTCTCGGCCGTGGAGCTGGAGGTCGAGGTCAGCATCGGCCTGGCGGTCTGCCCCGAGCACGGCACGGACAAGGACGAGCTGCTGCGCCGCGCGGACATCGCGATGTACACCGCGAAGGCCGATCGCACCGGAGTCGCGGCGTACTCGGTGCATCGCGACCAGAACTCGGCCGATCGACTCAGCCTGCTCGCCGAACTGCGCAAGGCCCTCAACACCGACGAACTCGAGCTCTACTACCAGCCGAAGCTGGCCACCCGCGACGGCTCCACGCTGGGCGTCGAGGCGCTGCTGCGCTGGCAGCACCCGCAGCGCGGCAAGGTGCCCCCGGACCTGTTCATCCCGCTCGCCGAACGGTCCGGGATCATGCCGCTGCTGACCGAGCGGGTGATCGGCCTGGCGCTGGCCCAGATGGCTGCCTGGCGGGATGCGGGCATGTACGTGCCGATTGCCGTCAACGTCTCGCCGTCCGACCTGATCGGCGACCGGCTGACCGATGTGATCATCGCCGGCCTGGACAGCTACTCGCTCCCCGCCGCGATGCTGCAGTTGGAGATCACCGAGCGGATGGCCACCCAGCAGATCGAGGCGGCCAACAACACGTTGCACCGGCTCCGCGCCCTCGGCGTCACCATCAGCCTGGACGACTTCGGTACCGGGTACTCCTCGTTGCTGCGCCTGCACATGCTGCCGGTGGACGAGATCAAGATCGACCGGGTGTTCGTCGCCGCGATGTCCGAGGACACCGAGTCCATCGGGATCGTGCGGGCGCTGGTCGACCTGGCCCACGCGCGCGGCCTACCGGCGATCGCCGAGGGCGTCGAGACCCAGGACGAATGGCAGGTGCTGTACTCGCTGGGCTGCGACGGCGTCCAGGGCTGGCACGTGGCGATGCCGATGCCGCACGCCCAGGCAACGGCCTGGGTGAAGGCGCGCACGGCCCTGAGCCCGCTGGCCCCGCGGGCGCACCCGACGCTCGACCGGGGCGTCACCTCCCACGAGAAGGCGATCTGA
- a CDS encoding CBS domain-containing protein: MQISDVLRYKGDEVITTTAQTPVRELLRLLAEHRIGALVVVAGETEAAAVSGIVSERDVVRRLHDRGADLLDATVGEIMTSTVIGCTPHDSLDSIATTMTERRVRHMPVLDEGRLVGIVSIGDVVSARMRQLEQDRAQLEQYITG, encoded by the coding sequence GTGCAGATCTCGGACGTACTCCGGTACAAGGGCGATGAGGTCATCACGACAACTGCGCAGACCCCGGTTCGCGAGTTGCTACGCCTGCTCGCCGAACACCGGATCGGCGCCCTCGTGGTCGTCGCCGGCGAAACCGAGGCCGCCGCTGTGTCCGGAATCGTGTCCGAACGCGACGTGGTACGCCGGCTGCACGACCGTGGCGCGGACCTGCTGGACGCGACGGTGGGCGAGATCATGACCAGCACGGTGATCGGCTGCACGCCGCACGACTCGCTGGACAGCATCGCCACCACGATGACCGAGCGGCGGGTGCGGCACATGCCGGTGCTCGACGAAGGCCGCCTGGTCGGGATCGTGTCCATCGGTGACGTCGTGTCCGCGCGGATGCGCCAGCTCGAGCAGGACCGCGCCCAGCTCGAGCAGTACATCACCGGCTGA
- a CDS encoding putative bifunctional diguanylate cyclase/phosphodiesterase, translated as MTWRPSLWQIALGVGTALIAVYFLLPSQGLAHSVIYLVIGFAGALAVLLGIHRHRPADRLTWVFFALGSAFSMLADALAIVYDQMGWELPDPSLVDVLYLLAYPFLFVAVLRLGRQVSGRGTRERRTDAAIVTMGAFALCWRLLIGSYAGDSSLTWLAKVTLAAYPIMDVGIVFVLASSLLFGGARSAAHKIVAVAMVVMLIGDIGYLLLELHGAYTDGSAIDVTWLLNYVLIGVAALHPSMAAQPASVRSEPMGRSTWMPTVAISAAIPPALLVVSGIALRRADIGVLGVTSLLLIGMILLRMDWMVGRLSGQAQELAEQAATLRKALAVRDDLEADLRHQAFHDSLTGLANRALLTDRLQHALSAAERNGGTVGLILCDLDGFKTVNDSLGHPAGDALLITVADRLASAVRSGDTVARLGGDEFAVLMDQVVDPSDATAVAGRIVRLLHEQVRLDDHALVVSASIGISLGTAGKSGQQLLAEADAAMYEAKSNGKNGYAMFEPSMRSRAVERLRLTNAFDGALEREEFYLEFQPQFALDGGRLEGFEALVRWHHPTLGALSPMRFIPLAEETGFIVPLGRWVLERACAAAAGWPATPEGALTMSVNLSPRQLIDPHLVADVAGALRRSGLAGEQLVIEITETSLVTDARRSVDALHKIKKMGVRVAVDDFGTGYSSLGQLRNFPIDILKIDKSFVDQLAGERTDGFGLVEAIIRLAHELDLSTVAEGIEDTAQRERLTQMGCWSGQGFLMSRPLSQRVAENVARRAASESDLAYLPAPEDGLLDAG; from the coding sequence ATGACGTGGCGCCCTTCGCTCTGGCAGATCGCGCTCGGGGTAGGCACCGCGCTGATCGCCGTCTACTTCCTGCTCCCGAGCCAGGGCCTGGCGCACTCCGTGATCTATCTGGTGATCGGGTTCGCGGGCGCGCTCGCGGTGCTGCTCGGCATTCACCGGCACCGGCCGGCTGACCGGCTCACCTGGGTGTTCTTCGCGCTCGGCAGCGCGTTCTCGATGCTGGCGGACGCGCTGGCGATCGTGTACGACCAGATGGGCTGGGAACTGCCCGACCCGTCGCTGGTCGACGTGCTCTACCTGCTCGCCTACCCGTTCCTGTTCGTCGCGGTGCTGCGCCTGGGGCGTCAGGTCTCCGGCCGGGGCACCCGCGAGCGCCGCACCGACGCCGCGATCGTGACGATGGGCGCGTTCGCACTGTGCTGGCGGCTGCTGATCGGCAGCTACGCCGGGGACAGCTCGCTGACCTGGCTCGCGAAGGTGACGCTGGCCGCGTACCCGATCATGGACGTCGGCATCGTCTTCGTGCTCGCCAGCTCGCTGCTGTTCGGCGGGGCTCGCAGCGCCGCGCACAAGATCGTCGCGGTGGCCATGGTCGTGATGCTGATCGGCGACATCGGCTACCTGTTGCTCGAGCTGCACGGTGCCTACACCGACGGCAGCGCCATCGACGTCACGTGGCTGCTCAACTACGTGCTGATCGGTGTGGCGGCGCTGCATCCCTCGATGGCCGCCCAACCTGCGTCAGTGCGTTCGGAGCCGATGGGACGTTCGACCTGGATGCCCACGGTCGCGATTTCCGCCGCCATCCCGCCGGCGCTGCTGGTCGTTTCCGGGATCGCGCTGCGGCGGGCTGACATCGGCGTGCTCGGAGTCACCTCGCTGCTACTGATCGGCATGATCCTGCTGCGGATGGACTGGATGGTCGGGCGGTTGTCCGGGCAGGCGCAGGAGCTCGCCGAGCAGGCCGCCACGCTCCGCAAGGCGCTGGCTGTCCGCGACGACCTCGAGGCCGACCTGCGCCACCAGGCCTTCCACGACAGCCTCACCGGCCTGGCCAACCGCGCGCTGCTGACCGACCGGCTGCAGCACGCGTTGTCGGCCGCCGAGCGCAACGGCGGAACGGTCGGCCTGATCCTGTGCGACCTGGACGGCTTCAAGACCGTGAACGACAGCCTCGGCCACCCGGCCGGTGACGCGCTGCTGATCACGGTGGCCGACCGGTTGGCATCTGCCGTCCGGTCCGGGGACACCGTCGCCCGCCTCGGCGGCGACGAGTTCGCCGTGCTGATGGACCAGGTGGTCGACCCCTCGGATGCGACGGCGGTGGCCGGGCGCATCGTGCGGCTGCTGCACGAGCAGGTCCGGCTGGACGACCATGCGCTGGTGGTGTCGGCGAGCATCGGCATCTCGCTCGGCACGGCCGGCAAGTCCGGGCAGCAACTGCTCGCTGAGGCCGACGCCGCGATGTACGAGGCCAAGTCCAACGGCAAGAACGGCTACGCGATGTTCGAGCCGTCGATGCGCTCGCGCGCGGTGGAACGGCTGCGGCTCACCAACGCATTCGACGGCGCGTTGGAGCGCGAGGAGTTCTACCTGGAGTTCCAGCCGCAGTTCGCGCTCGACGGCGGCCGGCTCGAGGGCTTCGAGGCGCTCGTCCGGTGGCACCACCCCACGCTCGGCGCGCTGAGTCCCATGCGTTTCATCCCGCTGGCCGAGGAGACCGGGTTCATCGTCCCGCTCGGACGCTGGGTGCTGGAGCGGGCCTGCGCGGCGGCTGCGGGTTGGCCGGCGACGCCCGAGGGTGCCCTGACCATGTCGGTGAACCTGTCGCCACGTCAGTTGATCGACCCGCATCTGGTGGCCGACGTCGCCGGCGCGCTGCGCCGCAGCGGGCTGGCCGGCGAGCAGCTCGTCATCGAGATCACCGAGACCAGTCTGGTGACGGATGCGCGCCGGTCGGTCGATGCGCTGCACAAGATCAAGAAGATGGGCGTGCGCGTCGCCGTCGACGACTTCGGCACCGGCTACTCGTCCCTGGGTCAGCTGCGGAACTTCCCCATCGACATCTTGAAGATCGACAAGTCGTTCGTCGACCAGCTCGCCGGAGAGCGCACCGACGGCTTCGGGCTCGTCGAGGCGATCATCCGGCTCGCCCACGAGCTGGACCTGTCGACCGTCGCCGAGGGCATCGAGGACACTGCGCAGCGCGAGCGGCTGACGCAGATGGGCTGCTGGAGCGGGCAGGGCTTCTTGATGTCGCGCCCGCTGAGCCAGCGCGTCGCCGAGAACGTCGCGCGCCGCGCCGCGTCCGAATCCGACCTCGCCTACCTGCCGGCGCCCGAGGACGGCCTGCTCGACGCCGGCTGA
- a CDS encoding HD domain-containing phosphohydrolase gives MTRGPAAGGIRLAELLGVMSLGVDLGMGQPMEHVLRQCLIALRLAERAGLDESQQLVVYYTSMLAWVGCHVDAYEQAKWFGDDLALKADFRRVDFAGARAQKLFVLRHLGAGESALRRAGVGLGFARDGGARAAADMISNHWRAADDLAERLGLGASVRDSIEQTFERWDGQGVPKGAKGGDILTTSQLVNLADVVEVFHRAGGVASAVEVARRRSGTQFAPELVELFCRTAAELFADLETSTTWDAVIAAEPASGVWLSDAEFVVALEAIADFVDLKSPYTIGHSRAVADLAQAAARHHGLSEAAAQTVRTAGLVHDLGRLGVPNTIWDKPGELTEAEAERVRMHPYLTERMLAFSDALAPLGAIAVQHHERLDGSGYPRGLGGDTLSPAGRILAAADTYRAWLEPRPHRSAGTVDEVAARLRAEARAGRLDGGVVDAVLRAAGHRVSSRTDWPAGLTAREVQVLRLLARGLSNSQIADELVISRKTVGNHIEHIYAKIGVSNRALASLFASRHGLMSGVTADPI, from the coding sequence ATGACTCGCGGACCGGCAGCGGGCGGTATCCGGCTGGCCGAGTTGCTGGGCGTCATGTCCCTGGGTGTCGACCTGGGGATGGGCCAGCCGATGGAACATGTGCTGCGGCAGTGCCTGATCGCGCTGCGCCTGGCGGAGCGTGCCGGGCTCGACGAGTCGCAGCAGCTGGTTGTCTACTACACCTCGATGCTCGCCTGGGTCGGTTGTCACGTCGACGCCTACGAGCAGGCCAAGTGGTTCGGTGACGACCTGGCACTGAAGGCCGATTTCCGAAGGGTCGACTTCGCTGGTGCGAGGGCGCAGAAGTTGTTCGTCCTGCGCCATCTCGGTGCGGGGGAATCGGCGTTGCGACGCGCCGGGGTGGGCCTCGGCTTCGCCCGTGACGGCGGAGCCCGCGCCGCTGCGGACATGATCAGCAACCACTGGCGCGCCGCCGACGATCTGGCCGAGCGGTTGGGCCTCGGCGCCTCGGTGCGCGACAGCATCGAGCAGACCTTCGAGCGCTGGGACGGCCAAGGGGTGCCCAAGGGTGCCAAGGGCGGCGACATCCTGACGACCTCGCAGCTGGTGAACCTGGCCGATGTCGTGGAGGTCTTCCACCGGGCCGGCGGTGTGGCTTCCGCGGTCGAGGTGGCCCGCCGGCGCAGCGGTACCCAGTTCGCGCCGGAGCTGGTGGAGTTGTTCTGCCGAACGGCCGCGGAGCTGTTCGCCGACCTGGAGACGTCGACCACCTGGGACGCAGTCATCGCTGCCGAACCCGCCTCGGGTGTGTGGCTCTCCGACGCGGAGTTCGTCGTGGCCTTGGAGGCGATCGCGGACTTCGTCGACCTCAAGTCGCCGTACACGATCGGCCACTCGCGCGCGGTCGCGGATCTGGCACAGGCAGCGGCCCGCCATCACGGGCTCTCGGAGGCAGCGGCCCAGACCGTCCGAACGGCCGGCCTGGTCCACGACCTCGGACGGCTCGGCGTCCCCAACACGATCTGGGACAAGCCGGGTGAGCTCACCGAAGCGGAGGCCGAGCGGGTCCGGATGCACCCCTATCTGACCGAACGGATGCTGGCCTTCTCCGACGCGCTCGCGCCGCTGGGAGCGATCGCGGTCCAGCATCACGAGCGTCTGGACGGCTCGGGCTACCCGCGCGGGCTCGGCGGGGACACGCTGAGCCCGGCCGGCCGGATCCTGGCGGCCGCCGACACCTATCGCGCCTGGCTCGAACCACGACCGCACCGCAGCGCGGGAACCGTCGACGAGGTGGCGGCGCGGCTGCGGGCCGAGGCCCGCGCCGGGCGGTTGGACGGAGGCGTCGTGGATGCCGTGCTGCGCGCCGCCGGACACCGGGTCAGCAGTCGGACGGACTGGCCGGCCGGACTTACGGCACGCGAGGTTCAAGTGCTCCGGCTGTTGGCGCGCGGGCTCTCGAACAGTCAGATCGCCGACGAACTGGTGATCTCCCGCAAGACCGTGGGCAACCACATCGAGCACATCTACGCCAAGATCGGCGTCTCCAACCGGGCGTTGGCGAGCCTGTTCGCGTCCAGGCATGGCTTGATGAGCGGCGTGACGGCTGACCCGATCTGA
- a CDS encoding class I SAM-dependent methyltransferase, with translation MTEVKQHTEVDFDKLMAFVFRSVGEVGATLNTGLVVMGDKLGFYRAMAASGPTTPSRLAADTGTSEPYVREWLNGQAAGMIVEYDAATGEYTLPPEHVVALTDESNPAFLPGLFQIALGTVQDSSKIIELARDGSGLGWDEHNHDVHEGCERFFRPSYNAHLVADWLPALDGVLAKLETGARVADVGCGYGASTIIMAQAFPNSTFVGYDYHEDSIDTARSRALVAGVSNRVRFDVASADSFGGTGFELVTTFDALHDMGDPVGAARHVRRSLAEDGTWMIVEPMAGDHVQDNLNPVGRAYYGFSTLLCTPASLSQEVGLALGTQAGPARIRQVVTEAGFTRFARVAETPFHQVLEVRP, from the coding sequence ATGACCGAGGTGAAACAGCACACCGAGGTGGACTTCGACAAGCTGATGGCGTTCGTCTTCCGTTCCGTCGGCGAGGTCGGGGCAACCCTGAACACCGGCCTGGTCGTCATGGGAGACAAGCTCGGCTTCTACCGGGCCATGGCAGCCTCCGGCCCGACGACGCCCAGCCGGCTGGCTGCGGACACCGGCACCAGTGAGCCGTACGTCCGCGAGTGGCTCAACGGCCAGGCCGCCGGCATGATCGTCGAGTACGACGCGGCCACCGGGGAGTACACGCTGCCGCCCGAGCACGTCGTCGCCCTCACCGACGAATCCAACCCGGCATTCCTGCCCGGCTTGTTCCAGATCGCCCTGGGCACGGTCCAGGACTCCTCGAAGATCATCGAACTGGCCCGCGACGGCTCCGGGCTCGGCTGGGACGAGCACAACCATGACGTGCACGAGGGTTGCGAGCGCTTCTTCCGGCCCAGCTACAACGCACATCTGGTAGCCGATTGGCTGCCGGCGCTCGACGGCGTCCTCGCCAAACTCGAGACGGGCGCGCGGGTGGCCGACGTCGGCTGCGGCTACGGCGCCTCGACCATCATCATGGCCCAGGCGTTCCCGAACTCGACGTTCGTCGGCTACGACTACCACGAGGACTCGATCGACACCGCTCGCTCCCGAGCCCTCGTGGCGGGCGTCAGCAACCGGGTCCGGTTCGACGTAGCGTCGGCCGACTCCTTCGGCGGGACCGGCTTCGAACTGGTCACCACCTTCGACGCGCTGCACGACATGGGCGACCCGGTCGGTGCGGCCCGGCACGTGCGCCGCAGCCTTGCCGAGGACGGCACGTGGATGATCGTCGAGCCGATGGCCGGTGACCACGTCCAGGACAACCTCAACCCGGTCGGGCGTGCCTACTACGGGTTCTCGACCCTGCTGTGCACCCCCGCTTCGCTCTCGCAGGAGGTCGGGCTGGCGCTCGGAACCCAGGCTGGCCCGGCCCGGATCCGGCAGGTGGTCACCGAGGCCGGTTTCACGCGTTTCGCCAGGGTGGCCGAGACACCGTTCCACCAGGTCCTGGAGGTCAGGCCGTAA
- a CDS encoding error-prone DNA polymerase produces the protein MGWQNPAIPWHELERQLSGRPARVHDEPPEHPPPATPSLAGEPPASRKRPAYTPTPLVHPTATVPYAELHAHSSFSFLDGASAPEELAEEAVQLGLQGLTLTDHDGVYGVVRFAEAAEAHGLATAFGAELSLDVPVPLTRTEKAVAARVGTPDPSGSHLLALARNPAGYASLCRVISAAQLRGGAKGRPVYDADELAHAAAGNWLVLTGCRKGAARQALDAGGTAAARHALADLVGRFGRDNVAVELTHELDPLADERYEALAGLAAEQHLQLVATTAAHYHAPPRRPLATAMAAVRARSTLDELDGWLPAWSGQHLRSGEEMATRFARWPSAVENAARLAAEIAFPLKLIAPDLPPFSCPDGLSEMQYLRRLTYAGAAARFAGKPHERRAHDMLEHELEIIEQLHFPGYFLVVWDLVRFCREQGILCQGRGSAANSAVCYALGVTAVDAVYYELMFERFLAPERGEPPDIDIDIESGRREKVIQYVYAKHGREHAAQVANVITYRPKSAVRDIAKALGYSTGQQDAWSKEIERGYYWTSETEADTEGVPPQVVALAAELQNTPRHLGIHSGGMVMCDRPVIEVCPVEWGRMQGRTVLQWDKDDCAEIGLVKFDLLGLGMLSALRYCFDLVRDHHGVEYDLDGIPKEQECVYDMLCAADSIGVFQVESRAQMSTLPRLRPRNFYDLAIEIALIRPGPIQGDSVHPYIRRRQGTEPITYPHPRLEGPLKRTLGIPLFQEQLMQLAVAVADFTPAEADQLRRAMGSKRSRDKIGVLKIRLYDGMAANGITGAVADQIYEKIQAFAAFGFAESHSISFALLVYASSWLKRHYPAAFCAALLNAQPMGFYSPQSLVHDAKRHGVEVLPPSLALSAAGAALESPERPDSPERTAQSCGCGQAPPQPAVRLGLSSVRSIGDELADRIVAERAAAPYTSMADLSRRVGLSADQVEALATAGAFDCFGPPRREALWAAGTAATARPGQLDVTVLVEAAPDGIPEMTGPEQLIADMWATGITTDVYPTAAIRSRLARQGILTAAAVKAVPDRTRVTIGGVVTHRQRPATARGVTFLNIEDETGMVNVVVPEVVWQRHRRVARESGGLLIRGMVEETEGVTNVLAERIDKLHLGIRTRSRDFR, from the coding sequence ATGGGCTGGCAGAACCCGGCGATCCCGTGGCACGAGCTGGAACGGCAGCTGTCCGGCCGGCCGGCCCGCGTCCACGACGAGCCGCCCGAACATCCCCCGCCGGCTACCCCTTCATTGGCGGGGGAACCCCCAGCTTCCCGCAAACGCCCGGCATACACGCCCACCCCGCTCGTCCACCCCACCGCGACCGTGCCGTACGCGGAGTTGCACGCGCACTCCTCGTTCAGCTTCCTGGACGGGGCGTCCGCGCCGGAGGAGCTGGCCGAGGAGGCGGTGCAGCTCGGCCTGCAGGGGCTCACCCTCACCGACCACGACGGCGTGTACGGGGTGGTGCGCTTCGCCGAGGCGGCCGAGGCACACGGGCTGGCCACCGCGTTCGGTGCCGAGCTGTCGCTGGACGTCCCGGTACCGCTCACCCGTACGGAGAAGGCCGTCGCGGCCCGGGTCGGCACGCCCGATCCCTCCGGCAGCCACCTGCTCGCGCTCGCCCGCAACCCTGCCGGATACGCGAGCCTGTGCCGGGTGATCAGCGCGGCACAACTGCGCGGCGGCGCCAAGGGACGTCCCGTGTACGACGCCGACGAGCTCGCGCACGCCGCGGCGGGCAACTGGCTGGTGCTCACCGGTTGCCGCAAGGGGGCGGCGCGCCAGGCCCTGGACGCCGGCGGCACGGCGGCCGCCCGGCACGCGCTGGCCGACCTGGTCGGCCGCTTCGGCCGCGACAACGTGGCCGTCGAGCTGACCCATGAGCTCGACCCGCTGGCCGACGAGCGGTACGAGGCCCTGGCCGGGCTGGCCGCCGAGCAGCACCTGCAACTGGTGGCCACCACCGCCGCGCACTACCACGCTCCCCCGCGCCGTCCGCTCGCCACCGCGATGGCCGCGGTCCGGGCCCGCAGCACGCTGGACGAACTGGACGGCTGGCTGCCGGCCTGGTCCGGGCAGCACCTGCGCTCGGGCGAGGAGATGGCCACCCGGTTCGCCCGCTGGCCGTCTGCCGTCGAGAACGCGGCCCGGCTGGCGGCCGAGATCGCCTTTCCGCTCAAGCTGATCGCGCCGGACCTGCCGCCCTTCAGCTGCCCGGACGGGCTCAGCGAGATGCAGTACCTGCGCCGCCTCACCTACGCCGGCGCGGCCGCCCGGTTCGCCGGCAAGCCGCACGAGAGACGCGCCCACGACATGCTCGAGCACGAGCTGGAGATCATCGAGCAGCTGCACTTCCCGGGCTACTTCCTGGTCGTGTGGGACCTCGTCCGGTTCTGCCGCGAGCAGGGAATCCTCTGTCAGGGCAGGGGATCTGCCGCCAACTCGGCCGTCTGCTACGCCTTGGGCGTCACCGCCGTCGACGCCGTCTACTACGAGCTGATGTTCGAGCGCTTCCTGGCGCCCGAGCGCGGCGAACCGCCGGACATCGACATCGACATCGAGTCGGGCCGCCGCGAGAAGGTCATCCAGTACGTCTACGCCAAGCACGGCCGCGAGCACGCGGCGCAGGTCGCCAACGTCATCACCTACCGGCCCAAGTCCGCGGTACGCGACATCGCCAAGGCGCTCGGCTACTCCACCGGACAGCAGGACGCGTGGAGCAAGGAGATCGAGCGCGGCTACTACTGGACCAGCGAGACCGAGGCGGACACCGAGGGCGTCCCGCCGCAGGTGGTCGCGCTGGCCGCTGAACTGCAGAACACGCCGCGACACCTGGGGATCCACTCCGGCGGGATGGTCATGTGCGACCGGCCGGTGATCGAGGTGTGCCCGGTCGAGTGGGGCCGGATGCAGGGCCGCACCGTGCTGCAGTGGGACAAGGACGACTGCGCCGAGATCGGGCTGGTGAAGTTCGACCTGCTGGGCCTGGGGATGCTCTCGGCGTTGCGCTACTGCTTCGACCTGGTGCGCGACCACCACGGCGTCGAGTACGACCTGGACGGCATCCCCAAGGAGCAGGAGTGCGTCTACGACATGCTCTGCGCGGCCGACTCGATCGGGGTGTTCCAGGTGGAGTCCCGCGCGCAGATGTCCACCCTGCCCCGGCTGCGTCCACGCAACTTCTACGACCTGGCGATCGAGATCGCGCTCATCCGTCCCGGCCCGATCCAGGGCGACTCGGTGCACCCCTACATCCGCCGCCGGCAGGGCACGGAGCCGATCACCTATCCGCACCCGCGACTGGAAGGACCGTTGAAGCGCACGCTCGGCATCCCGCTGTTCCAGGAGCAGCTGATGCAGTTGGCGGTCGCGGTCGCCGACTTCACCCCGGCCGAGGCGGACCAGTTGCGCCGCGCGATGGGTTCCAAGCGCTCGCGGGACAAGATCGGCGTGCTGAAGATCCGGCTCTACGACGGCATGGCGGCCAACGGCATCACCGGTGCCGTCGCCGACCAGATCTACGAGAAGATCCAGGCGTTCGCCGCGTTCGGTTTCGCCGAGTCGCACTCGATCTCCTTCGCGCTGCTCGTCTACGCCTCGTCCTGGCTCAAGCGGCACTACCCCGCCGCGTTCTGCGCGGCGCTGCTGAACGCGCAGCCGATGGGGTTCTACTCGCCGCAGTCGCTGGTGCACGACGCGAAGCGGCACGGCGTCGAGGTGCTGCCGCCCTCGCTCGCGCTGTCCGCGGCGGGAGCGGCACTGGAATCACCCGAGCGCCCGGATTCCCCCGAGCGCACAGCGCAATCGTGCGGGTGCGGGCAGGCACCGCCGCAACCTGCCGTCCGGCTCGGGCTGTCGAGCGTGCGGTCGATCGGCGACGAACTGGCCGACCGGATCGTGGCCGAGCGCGCCGCCGCGCCGTACACCTCGATGGCCGACCTGTCCCGCCGCGTCGGGCTGTCCGCCGACCAGGTCGAGGCGCTGGCGACGGCGGGCGCCTTCGACTGCTTTGGGCCACCGCGCCGCGAGGCGCTGTGGGCGGCCGGTACGGCGGCCACCGCCCGTCCCGGTCAACTGGACGTGACGGTGCTGGTGGAGGCCGCGCCGGACGGCATCCCGGAGATGACCGGGCCGGAGCAGCTGATCGCGGACATGTGGGCGACCGGCATCACCACCGACGTCTACCCCACCGCCGCGATCCGTTCTCGCCTGGCACGGCAGGGCATTCTCACCGCCGCTGCCGTGAAGGCGGTCCCGGACCGCACCCGCGTCACGATCGGCGGCGTGGTCACCCACCGGCAGCGGCCGGCCACCGCACGCGGGGTTACCTTCCTCAACATCGAGGACGAGACCGGGATGGTGAACGTGGTGGTGCCCGAGGTGGTGTGGCAGCGGCACCGGCGGGTGGCCCGCGAGTCCGGCGGCCTGCTCATCCGCGGCATGGTCGAGGAGACCGAGGGCGTCACGAATGTCTTGGCCGAGCGGATCGACAAGCTGCACCTGGGCATCCGCACCCGCAGCCGCGACTTCCGCTGA